One segment of Salvia miltiorrhiza cultivar Shanhuang (shh) unplaced genomic scaffold, IMPLAD_Smil_shh original_scaffold_306, whole genome shotgun sequence DNA contains the following:
- the LOC131004061 gene encoding uncharacterized protein LOC131004061 codes for MRKRSTRKSSAAELLVSPPPPPSDTAATRSPSPKESPAGQFDFDLNAFAGIASSLKKKSNKNGVSGASGSKRIQPTGFSPSPQRSLKNVNTIADLKDLASSNIASIKHQLERSHSEILKDIESSNCRLHKRYKIQTQECQRVMDEAEKEYKKMNDRINEVREAMKASYAVSIAEAQATASRLCKTTIPELAKSSENSISSLKRRFGISST; via the exons atgagaaagagatCGACGAGGAAATCATCAGCCGCTGAACTCCTGGTAtcacctcctccaccaccatcaGACACGGCGGCGACGAGGAGCCCATCGCCGAAGGAGTCTCCCGCAGGGCAGTTCGATTTCGATCTTAATGCATTCGCCGGTATCGCCTCGtctttgaagaagaagagcAACAAAAACGGCGTATCTGGCGCATCAGGTTCCAAGCGGATTCAGCCTACTGGATTCTCTCCATCGCCGCAGCGGTCGCTGAAAAATGTGAACACGATCGCTGATCTGAAGGACCTGGCGTCTTCTAATATAGCTTCCATTAAGCATCAGCTGGAGAGATCGCATTCTGAAATTTTGAAGGATATTGAGTCGTCAAATTGCCGTCTGCACAAACGCTACAAG ATTCAGACTCAAGAATGCCAGAGAGTCATGGATGAGGCAGAGAAAGAATATAAGAAGATGAATGATCGAATCAATGAAGTTAGAGAAGCAATGAAG GCTTCATATGCTGTTTCTATAGCAGAAGCACAGGCCACTGCATCTCGGC TTTGTAAAACAACTATTCCCGAGCTAGCAAAAAGTTCTGAGAACAGCATTTCTTCACTCAAGAGGCGTTTTGGGATCTCATCGACTTGA
- the LOC131004063 gene encoding putative 4-hydroxy-4-methyl-2-oxoglutarate aldolase 3 — MGSLATADVCDTNAALLPSGDLRILPPVFQMYGQCRAFSGEIVTVKVLEDNVLVRELLATKGKGRVLVIDGGGSMRSALLGGVLAQLAHDMGWAGIVVNGCIRDVDDINGCAIGVRALASHPRKPFKKGTGEKHVPITIAGTLIHDGEWLYADADGILISKGELSI; from the coding sequence ATGGGTTCGTTGGCAACTGCCGATGTTTGCGACACGAATGCGGCGCTGCTGCCAAGCGGCGATCTCCGAATCCTTCCGCCTGTTTTCCAGATGTACGGGCAATGCCGCGCATTCTCCGGTGAGATTGTGACTGTGAAGGTGTTGGAAGACAATGTGTTGGTGAGGGAGCTTCTTGCAACGAAAGGAAAAGGCAGAGTTCTTGTGATAGATGGGGGAGGAAGCATGAGGTCTGCGTTGCTGGGTGGAGTTCTGGCGCAGTTGGCTCATGACATGGGTTGGGCTGGGATTGTCGTCAATGGCTGTATACGAGATGTAGATGACATCAACGGCTGTGCCATTGGTGTAAGGGCGTTGGCGTCGCATCCCCGGAAACCATTCAAAAAGGGCACCGGCGAAAAGCACGTGCCCATTACTATTGCAGGAACCCTAATTCACGATGGGGAGTGGTTGTATGCAGATGCTGATGGCATCCTCATTTCCAAAGGGGAACTCTCTATCTAG
- the LOC131004062 gene encoding protein PAM68, chloroplastic-like, with the protein MGIHAYARAPSLPLQLSLTSTKNTAQFPIPKNQYSHHSIHLNPISATLNSPKGFGPAPKKASKSKKPNKKYESEDEDEEEEEEEEDEREEGVIPEIVTNRMMSRMGLSVGIPLFIGLLFFPFFYYLKVGLKIDVPTWVPFIVSFVFFGTALLGVSYGIVSASWDPLREGSLLGWTEAKKNWPVFWQSIWGGNKK; encoded by the coding sequence ATGGGAATCCATGCCTATGCAAGAGCGCCTTCTTTACCATTGCAACTCTCACTAACCTCAACCAAAAACACAGCCCAATTCCCAATTCCCAAAAACCAATACTCCCACCACTCAATCCACCTCAATCCAATCTCAGCCACTCTAAATTCGCCCAAAGGCTTCGGACCCGCCCCAAAGAAAGCCAGCAAATCCAAGAAACCAAACAAGAAATATGAAAGcgaagacgaagacgaagaagaggaagaggaagaggaagatgagagagaagaaggCGTGATTCCGGAAATCGTGACGAATAGGATGATGAGCAGAATGGGACTGTCAGTTGGAATCCCACTTTTCATTGGGCTCTtattcttccccttcttctacTATCTCAAGGTAGGGCTGAAAATTGATGTCCCCACATGGGTGCCCTTCATCGTGTCGTTTGTCTTCTTCGGGACTGCGCTTTTGGGGGTCAGTTATGGAATTGTGTCGGCCAGTTGGGATCCCTTGAGGGAAGGCTCCCTGCTCGGCTGGACTGAGGCTAAGAAGAATTGGCCTGTTTTCTGGCAGTCCATTTGGGGTGGGAACAAGAAATAG